From the Acidilutibacter cellobiosedens genome, one window contains:
- a CDS encoding PRD domain-containing protein, producing the protein MLIIIKIRLKNYTENNLNRKVSGKAYTGLMIHISIMIKRMQLKGEIYIFNINYEYIQNTEEYKISRKVVERIEKKFIITVSEKDMEYIVLHLI; encoded by the coding sequence ATGCTTATTATCATAAAAATCAGACTAAAAAATTATACAGAAAATAATTTAAACAGAAAAGTTAGTGGCAAGGCATATACCGGTTTAATGATACATATCTCAATAATGATAAAAAGAATGCAGTTAAAGGGGGAAATATACATTTTCAATATAAATTATGAATATATTCAGAATACAGAGGAATATAAAATATCCAGGAAAGTTGTAGAGAGAATTGAGAAAAAGTTCATCATAACTGTATCTGAAAAAGATATGGAATATATTGTTCTTCATCTAATATGA
- a CDS encoding PTS sugar transporter subunit IIA codes for MLKDLLKRDVIELKVECKDWKEAIRKGTQNLIDKGFIEESYTEAIFESFKENGPYMVIGPGIVLAHARPEDGVNQLCMSLTTLKEGINFGNKTNDPVKLIITFGAIDNKSHLEALSQLMELFMNDNDINKIISSTTKDDVLDIIYKYSK; via the coding sequence ATGTTAAAAGATCTGCTTAAAAGGGATGTAATCGAACTAAAGGTTGAATGTAAAGATTGGAAGGAGGCTATAAGAAAGGGAACTCAAAATTTGATTGATAAAGGATTTATTGAAGAAAGTTATACTGAAGCGATATTTGAAAGCTTTAAAGAAAATGGACCTTATATGGTAATAGGCCCCGGAATCGTCTTAGCTCATGCTCGACCGGAGGACGGAGTTAATCAGCTATGTATGAGTTTGACTACTTTAAAAGAAGGAATAAATTTCGGCAATAAAACTAATGACCCGGTAAAACTCATAATTACTTTCGGCGCAATAGATAATAAAAGCCACTTGGAGGCTTTATCTCAATTGATGGAATTATTCATGAATGATAATGACATTAATAAAATTATATCTTCAACAACGAAGGATGATGTA